Sequence from the Phaeodactylum tricornutum CCAP 1055/1 chromosome 4, whole genome shotgun sequence genome:
GACTATGAGATTTGGTGTCACTTTCAGTCAATCGTTTTTTATATCGCTTCGTGTCGTGTACATCAATCGACGAAGAGAAGGAACTTACtttggtttctttttcttgttctcAGCATCAACCGAAGATTCAGCTGCTATCATGTCCGGAACGGGTCACGCAAGACAACAGATTCGGTTTCTCAGCTCCTCTGTCTCGAAAGTTGGTCctcgacagcaacagccTAACCGATTTACCACTTTCTACCAATCAATGAAAGAAACATGCCCAGCACAAATCCAGTTATATGCGAAATGCGTCTCCTCAGCAAATGAAGCAGGAACACTGTCTAAAGGATCCTGTGAACATGAGTTTGCACTTGTAAAAGATTGTTTTCGGAGCGCAAAGCGACAGTAGAATATTTATGAATACACGGTAAACCTCATCTATTACAAACCCGCTTTTCGCTTACAGCACTTTTCCGCAAATCCTAGTCCATGAATGAAAACACCTTTCTGGCTACTTCCATTCCGAAGAAACACGCAGCGTTGGCTGGGAAAGCGCGGATCAAAGCGGGGCGAATTCCGGTGAACAATGCACCCGCCCCTTCTTCTGCCATTAGTTTCTTGTACACGTCGCCTAAGCCACGGTACATGCCCTCGGGAGCTGTCTGGTAACGTGATTTCAAAACATCCGCAGGAATAGAGATGACCCAGCAGGCCATACCAGCTAGCCCTCCCGCCGTAAGTACTGCCGATGGAGAAAGTTGGGACGTGTCCTCGATTCCCTGAGCTTTCATCATTCCCATCTTGACGGCCTCGTACGTGCCAAACCACGCCATGGATCCCGGGACATCTCGCAATAGTGTAGCTCCCGTTCCCCGGAACAAGCTAGCGAATCCTCCTTCTCGATAAATCGCAGTGGCGCAATCCTTCATGCCTTTGTATTTATCGCCATTGGTCTGCAACAGACATTTGATACGTTCCGACGGAGCCATTATCGCCGTTGTTGGAATTGCGCTTAGACCCCCAGCAACACATTTTTGCGTGAGCGAGAGATCTCCGGGACTCGGCTGGACGTACTGGACGAGGCGTTGCCCTATATCGTAGCCCCAGAATGAAATGGCGAAAATGGGGCTCACGGCCAGCAAAGGAGCCGAAACACCTCGATACAGGCCACGCATTCCTTCCGAGCGGAATGTGTTGGCAAAAATACCAAGAACTGAACCACTGGCTCCAGCAATGCCACCTGTCTGCATGCGAACCTAATATTCATGCAAGGCTCAACATTGAGACCTATCCATTCGCTGATATCCACGCAACAAAGCCAGTGTCGACACTCTTACCTTAATGAGATCCAAAGGGTGACCCACGACCACAACGCAGATTCCGCCGACGCCTCCCGAGAGGAAACTCTTTAATGCCGAATCCGCTGCCGAGTGACCAAACGTGTTAGAAGCCGAACTGAAAACAAACATAAACCGCACAAATAGTAGACTTCGAGGCTTACGTTTCTTAGCAACAGCCTGTTCTGTAGGCATTTCGTATTGTTCATCGTTCGGCATAGCATAGGTTTCTTTTGTTGTCATCGCGACAATACTGATGACAGCAGGAAGAGGTCGATAGGTGACAGGGGCAATGAAAGGCTTTTTTGGGTGTCAAAGTGTGCGCCTTCCGAGACATGCTTCACATTTTGGCCGGAAACAGGAAGACTATCGATTGAGCGCATCATCCGGAGACATCACCCCAACTGTCACAAATATCCTGGATGAAAACGAGTCTTGGTTGCCTTGTTGATTCACTTGTTACCGCCAAATGCAAATACCAGCGAGACATGCAAGATAGGACAAAATATATATTTAACAAAATATGGTTTCCTAGATACGGGAGAAATACTGGAATACCACTTCCGAGATTTTCGGTACATCCGTTCCTCACGCGCGAAACGAGACTTTTTGCGCGGAGGCGAAGAATATCTTGCCACGACGCGACAACTCCTTCTCCAATCACCGTAACCACGGCCGTTGCAACGGCACCAAAACGAAACCGGCGACGAAAGGAAAGAAGGGAGGAGCATAACaatacatacacacacacacactctgACTTCATTCTGGGCGAGTGCCCGAAAGACGCCTCTCTCGCACAAGGTCGTCTAACAAACAGTTGGATGCTGCACCCGAGGTGGAACTCGCAAAACAAACACACTAAATGAGAATGGTGAGCTCCGGAGAAACGCAATCCGAAACCACAGCCAGAATCCCTGGGAATCACGCACCTTTGGCAGAAGCACACCCTCCACTGGATGGCACCGCTCAAGGGAATCCATCTACTTTCAATAGTCAAACGGTTTGTTCTACGACAACGAGTCAAAGCGGCATAAACGAACATTCGCCGTTGCTGGAAATGCCTTCAAGATACGTTCATTTGCATCCATTGGATTCGCCTACTAGGGCAGCATCCACCAATAGCGCAGACCAACGCAACTGTACAATGGACTTGTCGTTTGATTTACTTGGGGAGGATTCTGATGAATATCATTCTCCCGAAGAGGATATTTTGGGAGCATCTATGAAGCGAGAGTCAGCAACAAGCCTGTCTGAGGCTACGCGATCAGTCAACGTCGATCTTGCGCCGCCTACTCCGAGTACGCTGCGAGCGCAACAGTCTCGCCGGAGACAGTCAAATCGTAGACGAAGACGTACCAGTGAAACCCTTGTTGGGCCATCATCTAGCGCTTTACCCGCTTCCCCCTCTAATGCGGCATTGCGGAGGCCACAAACTAGCAGGGGCAGCACAGCAGCGACGATGTCACTGCAGCAAGCGAATAGCCATCCAAACGAGAATGCTAGTGCACAGGTAGGGATACTAGCATCACTGGATGCTGGTATGGTGGCCGTACGGCGATGGATAAGATCACGTCCCGAACGCTCGTCGTCTGAGGCATCTGGAAGCGTTCCCAGGATATCGTTCAGAGGAGAGGATGCTTCTAGCCGTACCGTTAGCTGGCAGCAAGGTGTCACCTCAGATGGCACCTCGGTGGAAGAGTTCAACGGGGACGTGGGAGGCAATGAAGAGAGCTTTAATTTCTTTTCGATGTATTCTCGGTCGAGCACGTTTTCGCAACCTACTATTGTTGAAGAAGCGGAAAGCGACGAGGAAGAACACGGACGACAACGTGCATTTTCAGAACCCGACGTCTCCGGAGTTCGCTTCTTTGCATTTCAACGAAACAGTAACTCTCGACAGAGGCAAGTACGACAGAGAAGAGGATCAAGGAGGCGAGCGGAGAGCGAGTCATCGTCTATTCCAAATAGCCCTCGTGTGCAattgtcttcgtcggcaGCAGCTGCGTTGAACACAAGCACTGATTTATCATCGCAAAGGTCGAGCAGTAATCAATCGGTAAATCATATGGTGTCGTTGGATACCGATGGCCCAGACTGGCCGTCTAGGCCGAGATCTTTTACCGACGGAGGGATCGAGTTAAGCACAGTCAGAACCCTTGAAGAGCCTGCCGGAGATCCCATACAACACGACTCTCAAACTCACCCATGTCTACGCATTCCGAATTGGCCAATGATTCAGATCGGCGCGCTCGCGTTCGATGGATACAGATCAATCGACGTTTTCAATTTGTTATTACCTTCGTTGCCCTCATATTCAGCCTACTtcttttttccattttgattTGCTGGGTTGTATTGACGAGTTCCTATGTTGTATCTATTGACAAGACATGTGATGTACCGTTGAAAGCTTATTTCTGGCTCGTAACCCTCCAGCTGGTTTTGGATGTTTTCCGAACAGACATCATGAGGTTTGTCTTTCACTGGGATTCAAATTCCAATCAAAGAATTCCTTGCAGGGTTATCCTTTACAATATTGCGTATCTAACATACGCGTTGCTGGTGCTTCGACTCGGAGTCCTCAGCGTATACGTGGACGAGACAAGTTGCAATCGAACTGCACCAGAACTGTTCAACTCAAGCACTGCCTTTGTTTCTCTGTCAATTGCTGCTTGGGGAACCATCGTGTGTGGAtatcttcttccattttgcgTCGTTGCAGCAATGTTGACTTGCAATGGCTACAATCCATCTTCGTCGCAACGTCCAGACGACCATGGTGCATCCCACCCTGTCTTCCCCGCTGCCTATAGCTCTACTGGGGCTCCACCTGGATGTGTCGATCGCCTCAAGGCAATAAGAATGGATGACTACCCAGGCGGTTTTCCAGGCGAGTGCTGCATCTGTATGGAGAACTTCGATTACCATGACGAAGTGGTCGAGACCGCCTGTAAGCATGTTTTTCACAAATCATGCTGTCGTCAATGGCTTCGCCAGGCACGAACGTGCCCCGTTTGTCGAAGCGATATTCCGTCGACGCTTGAAGGCTTCACGGAAGAGACCGAGTCGACCAATGGTCACAATAGCACTCCCAGGATCCCACTCGGTCCGACAGGCCGTCCAGTTGTGGGTTTGATTCGCATGCTAACTCCCATTAGTGAACCTGGTACAGCTACTAGGCCTCCTCAACACGATCCTGGAAGCGCAAGAAACGCTAGCTCCGGTCACTCCGCTGGTTATACCACGAATAGTGATAGCCAGCGTTCGGATGTCGAAGAAGGTCGATCTCGAAGTCTGTATACTTCATAATCATTCTTTTGCGTGACGGTAGCTAGTAAGTTTTTTTCTCGTTAAGTGTGTTGCCATTTTCTCGGAGCCCGCCAAAGCGTTTTCACTTGATCCGTTCTAAATCTTTGAGTGCACCAACTGTCTTCCAATGAAGTTTTTTCCCCGTATTGCAAAGAAAATATGCCAGCTTGTGCAATCATAGCACCATTGTCGATACAATATCGATGGTCCATGGCGCAGAGACTGCCTCCTCGTTCAGAAACCATGGTAGCCATCATATCTTGCAGTCGCAAGTTACAACCTACTCCGCCGACAATAAGCACTTCATTTTGTCCCGTGTGTGCCATTGCCCTTTCAGTTATCTCTACCAACATTGCAAAGAGCGTCTCTTGCAGCGAATAGCACATATCGGCAACGGTGACCTCTCCGGCCTTTAGTTTCGTTTTTGCAACTTGTTCCACATGCGTTAAGATACCAGAGAAGCTCACATCCATCCCTTTAACGGTGTAGGGAAGATCAATAAAACTGGCATCTGTGGCTTTGGCTTCTTGTTCAATATTATATCCTGGCGATGGATCATTCGAAAGACCAACAGTTCGAGCGAATCGATCTAGGCAGTTGCCAATCGCAATGTCAATTGTTTCTCCAAAAATTCGGTAGCGCTGATCACTGTATGCAATCACTTGTGTGTTTCCTCCCGATACGTACAACACAACGGGATTGCTAGTACCACAAGCAATTCGTCCCATTTCAATGTGTCCCACACAGTGATTGACACCAACCAACGGGACGTCCCAAAGTAAGGCCAAGCAGCGCGCAGCAATGGCACAGCTTTGCAGTGGTGCGCCCATACCAGGGCCTTTTGTAAAGCAAACAGCAGATATTCGTAGTTCGGGACTCTGTTCCCCAGGAAATGCCTCGTTTAACGCCGCGCGTACCAGCGCTACAACGTGGGCTTGATGATGCCAGGCCGTTTCCTTGGGTAGAAACCCATGACCGGTCGGTGCAACATACGTTTTGCGTGGATTAGACAAAATTGTGTAGCTTTGCGTTGACGGAGAATACTGTAAGACTCCCACTCCAACTTTGTTGGCTGATCCTTCAATCCCCAACACAATCGTTCGTCCTTCGGGATCTCGAATGGTGTACGTTGGAGGCGGCAACGGTAAGTTCTGAATCGACTCGGCTTGGCACGGGCCATCCTTCGCTGTTGAGACAGCCATAGAAGTGTGCTTATTGTCCGTGTCGTTTACAATCAATACCCACCGCTTCAAACCGTCTCATGGAGAACGTACCGACAAAtatattcacagtcaggatgCCATTGATTCTGGCGTTTACATTAAGAAGTTACCGGCCAGGCCTAGCTCTAATAGTAAGGGGTGCATCCGACAACCCCACCCCTACCTATGTCTCAATGGATTCACAGCAAATGGTCGAATGGATTGGCTAGGCGCCGCGAGTAATTTGTCTGCTCTACTAGAGAATGGCTTAACACAAGCATCTGCTTGTCTTTCAAAATGTAACGACACAAGTTTTGACGAGACATTGGGATAATCAAAATGGCCGACTTTCAAAACGAGAGAGGGTTGTAGCTCTAAACGCGATGGGCGAAGTAGTTCACCCAGAGCCGTTCAGCATTCCGCTTGGACTCTTGATATCCGTATCACAGTGACGTCGCCAACGCGGTCGCTTTCCACGAGTCCCTTTGTATGTAGAAAAGCAATGCATCTCTGCTAAAATATAAATTGAGCTACGCCTAAAGCGTGTCTACAGTATTTCAAATAGGTGCCACCTTAGTTTCGGAGACTCGGCATGGCCGGCATGGGAATGTGCGACGTTTTCGTCTTGATGACCTCATCAATGATACCATAGTCCAGGGCCTCGTATGGAGTCATAAAGAAGTCCCGATCGCAATCGGCGGCAATTTTCTCTTCCGGTTGATCGGTATAGTCCGCAATAAATTTGTTCAGCAGTGCCTTGGTGTAAAGAATTTCCTTGGCCTGGATTTCGATATCCTGGGCCTGCCCCTGCGCACCTCCCAGTGGCTGATGAATCATGATCCGGGCGTTGGGTAGGCTCTTGCGCTTGCCGGGAGTCCCGGCGCCCAGCAAGAATGCTCCCATGGAAGCGGCCATACCAAAGCAAACTGTTTGTACATCACAGGGGATGAACTTCATGGTATCGTAAATGGCCAAGCCAGCCGAAACGGAACCTGGAGTAAGTGGAAGCATCATTGTGAGGGGCCATATTCAACAAGTATTCTCACTCTCTTTggcgaacgaacgaacgcaTACACGACGTACCACCAGGTGAGTTGATGTAGAGCGTAATGTCCTTGTTGGGATCTTCGTTCGCCAGGTACAAAAGCTGCGCAACCAACACGTTGGCAACTTCATCATTGACGTCGGTTCCTAAGAGCAGAATGCGGTCTTTCAAAAGTCGGCTGACCACGTCTAATTGTCCCGATTTCCCGTCAACGGTGGGCAGTGGTGGGGCACGCGGGGGACGAGGAGCCCGTTTGGGGGCTTCGTCAGGCTGATGAAAAAAAAGTGGGCACAGCGAGCAGCGCAAACGGTGAATTGTCAATCTATCGACGCAATATCCATCTACTGATGACAAGTCGGTGCACACGTACCTCCTCGGGCATCATGAAGGGACTTCGCATTGACAATCTGTGTAAAATCAGAAGGAGAATCAACATGGTGAGTACTGTAACCAGACAACGAACTACGAACTTCGTGATGAAGCCATGGATCTCGTTGATCATGGAATTGGATTTACCTCGTCGAAGCTGATACCATCGCGGGTTTTTGATGGATCGTAAAAGCATCTGGATAAACGATAGAAGAAATGGATAAAAATGTGAgaaaacaacaaacaaaatgaTTGAGCGTCACCTCAAGCATCAGGGCAGCAGTCCTTAACTACAACTTACCAGCCGAAGCCAACAGCGCCGTGAGCAAAGCTAAACGGCGTAACATCACAGCAAAATCGAAAGGCAATAGAATGGAGTTGTACACACTATGGAGTTATGTTCGTTTCAATATTGTTTGCTCTGTGACGGTCGGTCCATAAGGGGAACGAACAAGGCGGAACGCTGTCTGGATCCATCGAAAATCCCCCAAACTCGCCTGCTTATTCTGATCACAGTCTGCTTATCGCCCGTCGCTAACAAAGCGTGACGTGTTTGTGTCGTGGGTCGACGGGACAAGGAGCGAGGAATGCTCGCCTGTCAGTCACCGCACTACCTACTTTCCACCTGGCGTgcacagtcacagtcagtgcagTACTCGACTTCCACGAGAAGGCAATTCCGTCTATGCATCAACCGTAAACCGTGACCGATCGCAAAGGTCGGTCCTCCGCCCACGCTTTCGTCGATCTCTCAGCCCCACAAAACACACGATGCGAAGGAGAAAAAAAAATCGATTGTTGGAAAGTGCGCGTCTCACCAACAACCAACCAGATCTCCGACTCCTTCACCGACCGAGACAACGCGACGTGTGTGCGCAAAACTCCCCAAACCGTTGCACATCGTGTCGGCATAtatattcttcttccgtgcTCTACAGACTTGTCGGTACAACGATACAAAACCGTGTTCGTCCAACCCACAGTCTACAAAGCTCCATTAAGCTCTCGGAAGTTGTCAAAGAAAGTTATTCGGGGCTGCCCTCTAAGAATCGCGCAAGTCCCACACGTACAACGTTTCAAAGCACTTCCGTTTCCTCGGTCTTTCTAGTAATCACCGCAACGACACCATGTCGAAAAAAGGAATGAAAATGTCGCTCGGCGAGTTTATTGGAGATGCCAAAGCCCCCGGTTCCAGTTTGCCGACAGCTCCCAAAGAACGGGCCCCGGACGACGAGGGTCGCTTCCAGCGCCACTCAACGCGTCACGAAGACCGTCCCGATTACGAACCCAGTCGGTCAGAATCGGACAATAGCTGGCGTCGAGGAGGCGGCGGACCGTCAGCAGGAGATCGCGGTGGTGCTCGTGGTGGCTTTGGAGATCGAGGAGGTGATCGTGGTGGCTTTGGAGATCGAGGTGGCGATCGTGGAGGGTACGGTGATCGAGGTGGTGATCGTGGAGGCTACGGGGATCGAGGCGGCGGTTCTGGAGATCGCTACGGAGACCGAGGTGGTGATCGAGGAGGCTATGGGGATCGAGGTGGTGATCGTGGAGGCTACGGAGACCGAGGTGGTGATCGAGGAGGCTACGGGGATCGAGGTGGTGATCGTGGAGGCTACGGTGACCGAGGCGGCGGTTCAGGAGATCGCTACGGGGACCGAGAAGAGCGCGGAGGCGACAACTGGCGTGGAGGGGGCGGTGGAGACCGGGGAGCTTTGCGCAATGAACGTTACGGAGACCGAGGTGACAGTGACAGCGAGCGTCTTGGAGGAGGTTGGCGTGGAGGAAATAGCGGGTCTCGCTTGAGCAATCGAGATGAGGCCGTGCCTCCCCCATCTACCGGGGAACGTCCCCGACTTCAGCTTAAGGCTCGTACTTCTCCTCTTCCCATCGTGGCAAGTCCAACGGGCGCAAACCCTAGGCCTGTCAAAACCGCTTCTATCACCGAAACTAAGTCTGTAGCCGAAATGTCTGACACGCTAGCCAATGTCGACATACAAGACACGCCTACGCCAGAGAAAATCGAGCCCGACGAGAAGCCTGAAGTATCCACCGAAACACAGGAAGAAAATAAAGGACgcgaagaaaagcaagaaatGAGACGCCGTGAacccaaaacagtcaacTCTCgagctgctgcttttggGCTTGCACCCGATGCGCGACGTGGGGTGAGTGAGCTTAATGTTTTTCTACAACGATTCTTTTAAACCCCTTTTCTCACCTTGTTTCGTTTGCGATACTCGTTTACAGACGGATAGTCGTCGAGAACGCACTCCTCCTCCTCCGGTAGCAAATTCTCGTTTTGCTCAGTTAGCTGACGAAGAGCGCGAGAAAAATAGAGATTTTCGTCGTCAAGGTCCACCGCCGACGACCAACTCTCGATTTGCAGCAGCTGCGGAAGCTGACCGCTCCTATCGTGAAGATCGTGAGGTGGAACAAGGGCCGCCGccacaaaagacaaacaCACGATTTGCTGCAGCGGCTGCCATggctgaagaagaggaaCGAGATCGCCAGGAGCGACGCGCAGAACGGGATTCCTTCTTTAACCGCGACAGAGAACAGGATGATCGTAGAGGGCCGGCCCCGCAGCAAAACTCTCGTTTTGCTGCGGCAGCAGCAATGGATGAAGACTATGTTGACCGAGAAGAGCGCCAACGGCGCACTGAAGAGCGAGATTTGGACCGTCAAAATGGCGGTGGCGGTCGATCCGGCTATGAAGAGCGCGGTCATGGCTTCCGAAGTGATGATCGCGGCCCGAAACAAGATGTAGGCAATCATGACAACCACTTTTCGCAGCGtcaggaagaaaagaaatcTTCCGTAGCTGACCAGTTTAAACCAAAAGCACCACCGGTGGAGGACAATATCTTAAAGGTACCCATGAAGGAGCTGGCCCCCCAGCATGCTGACAATGTTCTTCAGTTTCCAACCAAGCCAAAGACTGAAGATAATATCAAAATGAAGCCTGAGGCGATGCCGGTCCTTGCAGAACCGGAGCCACAGGTACCTTCCCTTTCGGATGCGGATACTGAGAAACTCTTGAAAACATTTACAAGCGGAAATAAGCAGGGAGAAGAGCTGAAGGAATGGATAGAAGAGCAGAGAGCCGTACTACCGTCTGTTGAGCAGCTTGTATTTCACTTTTTGACGGAACACGAGAAACTGAATCCTGACCCTGACTGCGGCTGGGCAGAGCCTGACAAGTTCGGCTTGGCATTTGTGGCATTGGTAGAGGACGATATTGTCAACCAGATGCAGTTACTGTGGGGCATCCAATTCTACTGCGACAAGCTCGGCTTTCCCAAGCTCAATGACGAGTATGTGATCCAATCAATGTTTCGCGCCGCGTACAAGTATGATCTCGCCGAAGATGACGCCTATTTTGAGTGGAAAGAGGATGAATCAGAGGAGCATGAAAGAGGAAAAATGAAGGCCATCATTCAAACTGTGGATTGGTTTAACTGGTTAGAACAAGATGAAGAGGAGGGGTcagaaaacgacgacgagtagATATGCTCCATAATAATCTTCGTATGAATAATGCTAACTGTAATTCATTTCATTCCCGTTCTGCTGAAGCCTGAGCTCCTCTGCCTGTCACAAACTACAATTTTGGTGTAGCAATGTAAATTCTATATTTTATCGTTCGTTAATATGCGCCTCCCGCAACGATCTCATTAATGAGTTGTAGCGCGCGCTGCATTCCATTAACatttcatttcctttctttttccgcTCCGCAACTAATTCCATTTGAGTCGTCCATTTTTTTGCTTGCCTCGAATTGTTTTCCGCGATAGCGTCCAACAATTTCTCTTTACATAGCCCTTCTTCTGTCATTGCATCTGAGATGAAGGTAAGTATAGGATTCGCTTCGTTCAGCTGGTCTGTGAAAGACTCGACCATTGCCCTGGCATAAGCTTCGCGTTTGGTGTTTCCAGTGGCCACGGCATCAGCAACATCATTCATAGCCTTACTCACTTCAATACTCAGAAAAAGAGTCAGGAAGTTCCGTATACCGAAGCCCCCACAGCCTGGTCTAATCTTCACGGGATCTCCATGCTTGTCGGTAGATTTGGAGCATACACGCTGGATAAACTCGAAGAAAGGGGCCTCCTGTCCAGCTTCACGTTGCAACACGTTTGAGGTAAAAATCTGGTAAAGGAGGTCTTCTCCTTGTACATCCACCAAAATCTGGTTCCGAACGATACCAAGGTAGGTTGTTTCAGAAACTTGGTCTCGTAAGAGACTATACACATTCCGATAGCGAGATCGCAAGATCACGGCGAGAACAGTATCCTGCATAGTATGATACTCAGACAACACTGAGTCTGTCAGACTGTGCTTCAGAATGCGAGCAatatcttccttttcgcaTTCAAGATTCAAAGCGCCATCCGGAGTCATAAAGGAGGCAGCTTTTAGAGCTGCAAAAATCTTCTCCGCGCAACTTTGTCCAACTCCTGACTCATCTCCGTCAATTCCTTCAGTAAGTTGAGCAACGGTTAAAATACCATAGTAGCTTCTCGGAATCCGTAGAAATGTAAAACCCTCATTCGTATAGCATCGGTAGTCGTTGGCTCTTTGTACAAATTCTACCAAGTCTTCCACTCGAGACGCAACGTGCTGAACTCCTTGCCCGAGTTCCTGAAGAAAACCGTGGACGTGCCCTACAGAAGAGAGAGCATTGTTGATGGGAAGGTAAACCTGACTTTGATCGCTCAAAGCTGCCGCCTTATTACTCGGAACTATCGGAAACTCGTTTCCTGTCACGGTACTCTCTATTTGTGCTTCACCTGCAGCTACGACACCGGCATTAAAGTCCACCTTAGGAGTGAACCCCAAGGTGTCTTGCAACGTGTCCAAAAATTCGGTGCGGTCGAACACGTTCGAAACCCAATGATCGCAGTAAGCAGCCAGACTTGAATCCTCAAAAGTTGCATCCAAGGTCTTCAGTCCCGGCAATGGACAAACGCTGGTTGAAGCTGAGGTTTGTACAAACCTCAGGACAGTACCGGTATCCGGTTCCTTCGTCAGACTATCCAGCTCATGCGACTTGTAATAGGCAAACACCTCCAAAATTTTCGCTTCGTCGAATTCATGGTACCCAGCCACCAGCGTGGGGTGCAGTGATTGATACCGTTCGAAAATAGAACTAACGTTCGGAGCACGGAAGGCCAATGCACCAATCCCTTGACGCCTGGCATGAGCGGCGTAAAAGTTGTTGATTTTTTCTGAACATGAATAGGTTAGGTTGTAAGTTTCGAACTTCTCGCATGGTTCGATACACTAGATCGCGCCGACACCACTTACTAGCATCAAAGTACGGATATCTATGTGGGGTGGCCTCGGAAGTGTCGTGATCGACGGCCGAAATCAAAATCTGCACGCCCCGGGGGTCCCTCGAAGTAACCAGCACGGATCGTGTGTTGCTGGAACCTTCCTCAGGATAGCAGGTTCCGGTAACACGGAACCCGAAACCTGCCAGAAGCTGTTTCACGACATCTCTGTTCTGCGGCTGATAAACTGTGTTATCATTCTCGTTTGAAGAATCTGCGTTTCCCGAAATTGATTTCCAAATCGCTTGCTTTTCCGCCAGCGATGGCGTGACCGCAGACGAGGCGACTTTACCCGCAAACTGGTTCAACCGATCTTCCAAGTCTTTATACACGTTGACGTTTTCCAAGCGATCGACGTAAAGATGAATGTGGGAAAAACACACGGCTTCGGATTGCTGCGGCTGCAACGTGGCAGGGTCTATGGATGCTGCGGTTGTCGTAGTGCTGCTCATACCTATGGTGGAGACCTGTTTGATGGTAACGCTAAACGACGATGCGAATTTTGAAGTAGAGCCTAGTAGGGTGAAGAGCAAAGACGCCCGCCGCAGCTTGAAGGCATTGTTCGTAACCATGACATTGAGAGCCCTCTCCGTGTTTCTGCTGCGTTCTATCGTGGCATCTGATTTTTGTGGGAAGGAAAAAGGTTCGGAAAGACGTGAAGTCCAAACGGACGAAACGAGAATCCCATCAGAAACAGGGTTTTGCCCCCCTACCCACAGCCTGCGTCAGCCATAGTTTTCTGCGAGTAAAGACTATCTGCCCTATTCAAATATTGGGTAAAATGATTGTAGCCCCTCCTCAATCTATCCTTTTAAAAACTAGTAAACAAAAGATGATAAAATTTCGTGAACTATTTTTGATCGCCTTTCTCGAACTGAACAGGAGCTGTGCGAGTGGTTCCAGCCCCAGAGACACCACCTTCGGCCCCAGAAAAACCCTTGTCTGGTTGAAACTTGGAGGTAGCCCCTTGCTGTAACTTGCTGTATTGTTCATCCGCATTATAGGCCGTGTCGCCCCGAGTCGGACGGTAAAtggatgccgacgacgccgcGGCTTGGCGTGCAAACAAAGGCTTGGAATACGCATTGTATTCGTCGTCCGCGCCAAACCCTGAATCCATACCCGCCGATTGGTTGTAAAGACGTGAATCCACATCGCCTCCCAAGCCACCTGTACCCGTGTGTACCCCCAAAGCAATTTTTTCCGACACGTCACGTTCCTGCTCcaacttttgcttcttgagTTCCATATTGTTTTCCATACGCATTTCTCGTTCTCTTTCCCGTT
This genomic interval carries:
- a CDS encoding predicted protein, with the protein product MVTNNAFKLRRASLLFTLLGSTSKFASSFSVTIKQVSTIGMSSTTTTAASIDPATLQPQQSEAVCFSHIHLYVDRLENVNVYKDLEDRLNQFAGKVASSAVTPSLAEKQAIWKSISGNADSSNENDNTVYQPQNRDVVKQLLAGFGFRVTGTCYPEEGSSNTRSVLVTSRDPRGVQILISAVDHDTSEATPHRYPYFDAKKINNFYAAHARRQGIGALAFRAPNVSSIFERYQSLHPTLVAGYHEFDEAKILEVFAYYKSHELDSLTKEPDTGTVLRFVQTSASTSVCPLPGLKTLDATFEDSSLAAYCDHWVSNVFDRTEFLDTLQDTLGFTPKVDFNAGVVAAGEAQIESTVTGNEFPIVPSNKAAALSDQSQVYLPINNALSSVGHVHGFLQELGQGVQHVASRVEDLVEFVQRANDYRCYTNEGFTFLRIPRSYYGILTVAQLTEGIDGDESGVGQSCAEKIFAALKAASFMTPDGALNLECEKEDIARILKHSLTDSVLSEYHTMQDTVLAVILRSRYRNVYSLLRDQVSETTYLGIVRNQILVDVQGEDLLYQIFTSNVLQREAGQEAPFFEFIQRVCSKSTDKHGDPVKIRPGCGGFGIRNFLTLFLSIEVSKAMNDVADAVATGNTKREAYARAMVESFTDQLNEANPILTFISDAMTEEGLCKEKLLDAIAENNSRQAKKWTTQMELVAERKKKGNEMLMECSARYNSLMRSLREAHINER